TCGCTCCGCTCAACTCCACCCAATTGGAGCGGAGGTTGAGCGGGCTTTCGGCGCGCGGCGCGTAGGAGCGAggatccggcgccggcgggcggcggagcggtggTGGGAAGATGCCGGCGGGCGCTACTAGTGTGCTCGGCTACACTGGGGGACTCGGGGAGCCTAGGGTCTGGGCTTAAGAGGAGCCTTGGAAGGTGGTGAGCCGTGGGCCAAATGGGCTTCAAGCCTGATGAGTCCTGGTGGGCCGTGTGGGTTTAAGGATGGATGGGTTGGATCAGGCAGGCTGGATTACGTACAGGCCCAAGCGACAGCTCAGCTCAGCAACACTCTTGCGTCTCTCCGCACTCCGCAGTCAGCTCCGCTCCTCTCCTCTCTGattcgcggcgccgccgcgggaggcgtCAACCTCCGCCGTCGACCTCGACCTCGACCTCGAGGGACTCCCTCTCCGGTGGATCGGCGCAGCGAATTTTTGGTTCCCCGGAGACCTCAAGCTGAGATAGCCCTCGCAACCGCTTGCTGGCGACCTTCGGCGTCTTGGTCTCTTGGAGCAAATATCTCTGTCCAAACAACTGAGGTACTCGCCAATTCTTATTCCATCCGGTTCCAAAGATTCTCTCTGTGGTCTGTGCAGTAAAGCTTTGCGTATGTGCTAGCCAATTCTAGCTCAAGTTGGTGCATCAGATTGTGCTATATGACTGGCGTCCCGGGGTGTTTGATGGAATGCCTGGCTGCGAACTCATTCTTGATTTGATCACTCGTCATTGAACGAGTCAATGGCGAATCTATTGCTTGTAGGAAATGTCTAGATTCCAGATAGTTTGTAGATGCTTGCGTTCAAATTGtcagtttttttttggattttgtgTTCTTTGTGGGAATCGTGACCTTAGAAACTACAGTTTTCTCTTTTCAGTACTGAAGACTGGTCCCATCACCCTCTGTTGATGCTAATGGAGTCGGATGGCCCAGTTCCGAAGAAATCAAGATTGGTCAACTCCGTGGATTGTGCAATGGAGGAAGCACCTTCCAATGCAGTGGGTGTGAATCAGAGTCTGCATTGGACTCTGTGGCAGATACTGGACTCCATTCTCCCTACTGGCGGTTTCGCACACTCCTACGGTCTTGAAGCTGCTATGCAATCTCGCATGGTGAACAATCAGGAAGATTTGAGGTCATTTGTCATCCAGGTCCTGGAGAACACTGGCAGCCTTCTGCTTCCATTTGTTTACTGTGCTACCAAGTCTCCTGATACAGCGGCATGGGTCAAGCTTGATCAGTTGCTGGAAGCTACATTGACAAACGAAGTAGTCAGGAAGGCGTCAACATCTCAAGGTTCAGCTCTGCTGAGAGTGGCGGCATCTGTCTTCACCGAGATTCAAGCACTTCAGGATCTCTGGCGGACATTCCTTGGTTCTAAGAGCGTGTCATTTCACCATGCACCTATATTTGGGTTGATATGTGGTTTTGTTGGATTCAACAGCGAGATGGCGCAACGGGCTTACATGTTCGTGACAATGAGGGATGTGTTCTCTGCTGCAACTAGGCTCAATCTGATCGGGCCGCTGGCTGCTTCAGTGCTGCAGCACCAGGTTGCGCCGTATGCTGAAAGGATGGTGCAGAAATGGAGGGATCGTGATGTCACTGAGGCATCACAAACTGCCCCTCTGCTTGATGCTTTGCAGGGCTGTCATGCTTACATGTTCTCCCGGCTGTTTTGCTCTTGACAGTGCGGTGTGCTATCATTTCTCTCTGTCTCACTTTTTTACGTGATCAAATGATCTTCAAACATGGGCACCACATGGATTAGTTTTATGATAAAAGCATCACTAATGTTTTGGTATTATTCTAATGAATTCAGTTAACTTATATGGCGAATGGTGACTAATGCGATGCAACTGAATGAGGAAATGCTTCAGCTGAGTGATATACAAGGACTAGATGAGCAATTCATTTAACTTTTGCCTAATCCTGCTGTGTGCATGTGTATTGTAAATTTGTAGTAATCTTTAAGATGAAGTAGGCTTGCCAAGTCCTTTTTGTATCACTCAAGGTCACAGAAAACAAGATGAATATGTGATACATCCAACCGATGTCTGGATGGCCTTATGGTGCTTTTTCCTCACCTTCTCTGTATGCATTACTCCTACATAGCATAGCAGATCAGGGACTCGCCAAATCGTTTTCTGCCAATCTTTAACGCAAGCGGATTATGAATTTGCCAGCCCTTTTCTTTTCGCCATTCAATGGTCACCGAAAACAGCATCAACACGGTTAAATGGTTAACCCATCCAGATATCTTGATGACCTATTCTGTCAAATTTATCTCCTGCGTATCACTGAAAGCTGAAGTAGCTCTTTTCCGCAACGCGCACTTTCCAACTGCTGCATCCGTGTGTTCTTCAGGTGAAACCACGCTGCTGCTTCTCACAAGCAGCAAATGAACCAACCGagcgccatggcgccggcggcctccagCCTTGCAGGGAAGCAGACCAGAAATCGCTGAAATATTCATACAAGAAGCATACCACCAGAACTCTACGAGTGCTGCAAGGGCTACCTAGtaattaggccctgtttggaaccGTGGCGGGTGTAAGCGCGCTGTGTATAAGCAAAACGCGGCTGGAAGCTCACTTCTTTCACGTCCGCACGTTGAAGCTGCGTCGAACGCCGGCCATTTGGCGGGTTTATTCTGTGTTTTTGGCTCAAACGCGCCGCATAAGCGGAAGCAAACATGCTCTTAGTCATCGCTCTACCAAAGCAGATTAATCCTCAACTA
This window of the Panicum virgatum strain AP13 chromosome 1K, P.virgatum_v5, whole genome shotgun sequence genome carries:
- the LOC120662732 gene encoding urease accessory protein F-like, whose amino-acid sequence is MLMESDGPVPKKSRLVNSVDCAMEEAPSNAVGVNQSLHWTLWQILDSILPTGGFAHSYGLEAAMQSRMVNNQEDLRSFVIQVLENTGSLLLPFVYCATKSPDTAAWVKLDQLLEATLTNEVVRKASTSQGSALLRVAASVFTEIQALQDLWRTFLGSKSVSFHHAPIFGLICGFVGFNSEMAQRAYMFVTMRDVFSAATRLNLIGPLAASVLQHQVAPYAERMVQKWRDRDVTEASQTAPLLDALQGCHAYMFSRLFCS